One Aphelocoma coerulescens isolate FSJ_1873_10779 chromosome 5, UR_Acoe_1.0, whole genome shotgun sequence DNA segment encodes these proteins:
- the SLC39A9 gene encoding zinc transporter ZIP9 — protein MDDFPSICLLSLAMLVACYVAGIIPLAVNFSEERLKLVTVLGAGLLCGTALAVIVPEGVHALYEDILEGKHHPASEKQHVIESEMVAKIPAVHEHGHDHSRLHAYIGVSLVLGFVFMLLVDQIGSSHVHSTDDPEAARSGNSKITTTLGLVVHAAADGVALGAAASTSQTSVQLIVFVAIMLHKAPAAFGLVSFLMHAGLERNRIRKHLLVFALAAPVMSMVTYLGLSKSSKEALSEVNATGVAMLFSAGTFLYVATVHVLPEVGGIAHSHKPESTGGKGLSRLEVAALVLGCLIPLVLSIGHHH, from the exons ATGGATGACTTCCCCTCCATCTGCctgctgtccctggccatgCTGGTCGCCTGCTATGTGGCAGGGATTATACCCTTGGCGGTTAATTTTTCCGAG GAGAGATTGAAGTTGGTGACTGTTCTGGGTGCTGGGCTGTTGTGTGGAACTGCCTTGGCTGTCATTGTGCCAGAAGGAGTACATGCACTTTACGAAGACATTTTGGAGG GAAAGCATCACCCAGCGAGCGAGAAGCAGCATGTGATTGAGTCTGAGATGGTAGCGAAAATCCCAGCTGTACATGAGCATGGCCACGACCATTCCAGGTTGCATGCCTACATTGGTGTGTCCCTTGTCCTCGGCTTTGTCTTCATGCTGTTGGTGGATCAGATAGGCAGCTCTCATGTACACTCTACAGATG ATCCAGAAGCTGCAAGATCAGGCAATTCCAAAATCACCACAACACTGGGACTAGTAGTGCATGCTGCAG CTGATGGTGTTGCATTGGGTGCAGCAGCTTCTACTTCTCAGACTAGTGTCCAGTTGATAGTGTTTGTTGCGATTATGTTGCACAAG GCACCAGCTGCCTTTGGCCTGGTTTCCTTCCTGATGCACGCTGGGCTAGAACGGAATCGAATCAGAAAACACTTGCTGGTCTTTGCGTTAGCAGCACCTGTTATGTCGATGGTGACATACTTAGGGCTAAGCAAG AGCAGCAAAGAAGCCCTTTCAGAAGTCAATGCCACTGGAGTTGCTATGCTGTTTTCTGCTGGGACTTTCCTTTATGTTGCGACAGTTCATGTGCTCCCAGAAGTAGGAGGAATTGCTCATAGCCACAAACCTGAATCAACTGGAGGAAAAGGACTCAGTCGTCTAGAGGTGGCAGCCCTAGTATTAGGATGCCTTATTCCTCTAGTTTTGTCCATTGGACACCATCACTAA